The Aspergillus luchuensis IFO 4308 DNA, chromosome 7, nearly complete sequence genome has a segment encoding these proteins:
- the NOP2 gene encoding rRNA (cytosine-C5-)-methyltransferase NOP2 (COG:A;~EggNog:ENOG410PHXV;~InterPro:IPR023267,IPR023273,IPR029063,IPR018314, IPR011023,IPR001678,IPR031341;~PFAM:PF17125,PF01189;~go_function: GO:0003723 - RNA binding [Evidence IEA];~go_function: GO:0008168 - methyltransferase activity [Evidence IEA];~go_function: GO:0008757 - S-adenosylmethionine-dependent methyltransferase activity [Evidence IEA];~go_process: GO:0001510 - RNA methylation [Evidence IEA];~go_process: GO:0006396 - RNA processing [Evidence IEA]) translates to MGVGRRMKKQGPPAPLDESKITIYKKRKAGEPESKPETGKKRRRSDADEEKVAKPAVKKKANGAVNGKATKAEAKPKAESKPKAKAVEKKPQFMDSDDEDDDEEISGIEEMDADEFDDLDGISDGSMDSQEEDNDSFVDSDDDDHPRETMFSDDEDLSDAEEKLTAANIEGLSRKLDLQRQEEEEEAEREIKESAMQTNIAGDRPDVFGDAEGTQPGLAPDLQLLRTRITDTIRILGDLKTLGAPGKSRTDYTQLLIGDICTYYGYTPYLAEKLFNLFTPMEAFAFFEANETPRPVVIRTNTLRTNRRSLAQALINRGVVLEPVGKWSKVGLQVFESAVPLGATPEYLAGHYIIQAASSFLPVMALAPQPNERVLDMASAPGGKTTYISALMRNTGCVIANDASKPRAKGLIGNIHRLGCKNTIVTNMDARTAFPKAMGGFDRVLLDAPCTGTGVISKDPGVKTSKNERDFLAIPHMQRQLLLAAIDSVDHASKTGGYIVYSTCSVTVEENEAVVQYVLRKRPNVKLVDTGLGDFGSPGMTSYMGKHFDPKMTLTRRYFPHRENVDGFFVCKLKKTAASPTPKPGDAAAAATSTEGTSAKKSKTPSVASTTTDDDEPIDKTPITDEDGMVIETEGGSFGPFEEDEEDAARIARAERNRLRRKGLNPKAILNKPAKSKSKDESSDSPAAEKKKTEEKKEKETPKKDSKEEKPAKTKTDTEPSTTTKKQQQKPTTTTTTTTAQEPTEKKTKKTAKKTSKK, encoded by the coding sequence GGCCCTCCGGCCCCGCTGGATGAGTCTAAGATCACCATTtacaagaagcgcaaggctggTGAGCCCGAGTCGAAGCCCGAGACGGGAAAGAAGCGGAGAAGATCtgatgccgatgaggagaaggtcgCGAAGCCCGctgtcaagaagaaggccaatgGCGCTGTTAATGGCAAGGCGACTAAGGCTGAGGCTAAGCCTAAGGCTGAATCCAAGCCCAAGGCTAAGGCCGTCGAGAAGAAGCCGCAGTTCATGGActccgacgatgaggacgacgatgaggaaatATCTGGTattgaggagatggatgcCGATGAGTTCGACGATCTGGACGGTATAAGCGATGGCTCGATGGATAGCCAGGAGGAGGACAACGACTCGTTCGTCGattccgacgatgatgaccacCCTCGCGAAACCATGTTctccgacgacgaagacctTTCCGACGCTGAAGAGAAGCTGACCGCCGCCAACATCGAGGGTTTGTCGCGCAAGCTGGACCTGCAGagacaggaagaggaggaggaggccgagcGCGAAATCAAGGAATCCGCCATGCAGACCAACATCGCCGGTGACCGTCCCGATGTCTTCGGCGACGCCGAGGGCACTCAGCCCGGCCTGGCTCCCGATCTTCAGCTGCTCCGTACCAGAATCACCGACACCATCCGTATCCTGGGTGATTTGAAGACCCTCGGTGCCCCCGGCAAGTCTCGTACCGATTACACCCAGCTGCTCATCGGCGACATCTGCACCTACTACGGCTACACCCCCTACCTCGCCGAGAAGCTCTTCAACCTCTTCACCCCCATGGAagccttcgccttcttcgaagcCAACGAAACCCCCCGTCCCGTCGTCATCCGTACAAACACCCTCCGCACCAACCGTCGTTCCCTCGCCCAGGCGCTCATCAACCGTGGTGTCGTGCTCGAGCCCGTCGGCAAGTGGTCCAAGGTCGGTCTCCAGGTCTTCGAATCCGCCGTTCCCCTTGGTGCCACCCCCGAATACCTGGCTGGTCACTACATCATCCAAGCcgcctcctctttcctccccgtCATGGCCCTCGCCCCGCAACCCAACGAGCGTGTTCTCGATATGGCCTCTGCCCCCGGTGGTAAGACCACCTACATCTCCGCCCTCATGCGCAACACCGGCTGCGTCATCGCCAACGATGCCAGCAAGCCCCGTGCCAAGGGTCTGATCGGTAACATCCACCGTCTGGGCTGCAAGAACACCATCGTGACCAACATGGACGCCCGCACCGCCTTCCCCAAGGCCATGGGCGGGTTTGACCGTGTCCTTCTCGATGCCCCCTGCACCGGTACCGGTGTCATTTCCAAGGACCCGGGCGTCAAGACCTCCAAGAACGAGCGCGACTTCCTCGCCATCCCCCACATGCAgcgccagcttctcctggCCGCCATCGACTCCGTCGACCACGCCTCCAAGACCGGCGGCTACATCGTCTACTCCACCTGCAGTGTCACCGTCGAAGAGAACGAAGCCGTGGTGCAGTACGTCCTGCGCAAGCGCCCCAACGTCAAGCTCGTCGACACCGGCCTCGGCGACTTCGGTAGCCCCGGTATGACCAGCTACATGGGCAAGCACTTCGACCCCAAGATGACCCTCACGAGACGCTACTTCCCCCACCGCGAGAACGTCGACGGTTTCTTCGTCTGCAAGCTCAAGAAGACCGCCGCCTCCCCTACCCCCAAGCCTGGCgatgccgccgctgccgctacTTCTACCGAAGGCACCTCCGCCAAGAAGTCCAAGACCCCCTCCgtcgcctccaccaccaccgatgacgacgaacCCATCGACAAGACCCCCATCACCGACGAAGACGGCATGGTCATCGAAACCGAAGGCGGCAGCTTCGGTCCCttcgaagaggacgaggaagacgctGCCCGTATCGCTCGCGCCGAGCGCAACCGTCTCCGCCGTAAGGGTCTGAACCCTAAGGCTATTCTGAACAAGCCcgccaagtccaagtccaAGGACGAGTCCTCCGACTCTCCCgctgccgagaagaagaagaccgaggaaaagaaggagaaggagaccCCTAAGAAGGATtcaaaggaagagaagcccgCCAAAACCAAGACAGACACAGAACCCTCCACCACGACAAAGAAGCAGCAACAaaaacccaccaccaccaccaccaccaccaccgcgcaAGAACCtacagagaagaagacgaagaagaccgcCAAGAAGACAAGCAAGAAATGA
- a CDS encoding putative MATH and UCH domain protein (COG:O;~EggNog:ENOG410PH06;~InterPro:IPR001841,IPR038765,IPR008974,IPR002083, IPR001394,IPR003409,IPR013083;~MEROPS:MER0002475;~PFAM:PF13920,PF02493,PF00443;~go_function: GO:0004843 - thiol-dependent ubiquitin-specific protease activity [Evidence IEA];~go_function: GO:0005515 - protein binding [Evidence IEA];~go_process: GO:0016579 - protein deubiquitination [Evidence IEA]), translated as MDASPNPGSNVEQQQQQQQQQQPPITLSAQVPPESVRETTVTIEAATDDSTVPVTNPITTSIPLEPPSSDSPSVEIQDEAPRVDIPPPVQADPVPVIQPPQPELEHAYWADIEEDLSVPDEAEMKEIESAADGDYSAYEYDYWEKNFHPDLDDPEYLPAEKARMTWKIKGVRGTPDAPNRVKIMRSPPAYMGGYWWTIKFFPRGNNVNSLSIYIECSPTMPLPDKHLPETEFKVMHGPADAALDVNAPDVDMKFAQTNDSASWLEAFKAQYPAAAQQAESNGTKSWRVSAQIGVILYNPEEPRTGWMQSSCHQFNPHNLDWGWTNFHGPWDQIHRRQRGQRQALLRNDTLAFDAYIRIVDDPTRSLWWHASDTEPTWDSLSLTGYRPLGDSVINHSAEVAGLATWVHMAPFCKIIQKANVLEHLTSCDVKPKPLCDALQKFLWQLRSRGQSLQYVDTDMITSTLRNLHEYSGDVCEFWERLRRTLEIELAGTDAVQELARLFDSPSIESLPSEAQTQDVINTVPKDFNSRICVPADQAKTTTEAFSWYLSAKPGRWVLPPVLHLELGRQKLDKAARQWRLLYNRVDLDEELDLTPWLLDSQEGKYVLYGYIVHRGRRTSGKFFSILRPGGPGTRWLAFDDGSDNRVECLTRKTALGPHLGLDASQKVDHKTGHDVAIAVMYIRSDVVQEFLPGPQGPWDVPASLKEYYETGIPPVQLDDKCDKDEINVEVYSLPKYDQLGSLFDTYDLMSQAKLENGVMYLTVPRSSNYVDLRKKIALWASAKSSENTCAEHVRLWQIGHTRDQFGPTLAFARISDLTSTLDFPLKTVRFWMQVVSDENAKFFAIADPPQAISIQAKPEEAVVERAGSESSEDRLPLPEGEAARASSSGTVPENSIGATGGATITNAVNVSHIEIVPQDPVPTDSSGTGAPTTGDSENDAVIAAIIAEDLQQMDTDRVPDAAPPATQEPSQAVPAEPETQASTAADIPAPSIEPEVPQPVDHVYYFIQRFDVEAQALRTVGSFFSKKEENIKNAVRRHLKIPPMKDFQIWQRVDGTTVTTMASGETFEVYVPDGTCFIVGDKLNKDRRLQLNVAGLFGNPDQLVRYLWADSRNHPTRAFTGFKTIDASFTNDYYSGEFNKGHFHGKGKHISDLAATYVGDFVLGKRHGTGFMEYPTGDTYDGDWFDGICHGQGTYVERKTGNKYVGGYKDGKRHGKGISYWEVADEEMDLCQICYGEEQDALFYDCGHVCACVTCARQVDLCPICRKNIISVVKIYRT; from the exons ATGGATGCATCTCCGAATCCTGGCTCCAATgtggagcagcagcaacagcagcaacaacaacaacaaccacccatCACACTCAGCGCTCAAGTACCCCCTGAGTCGGTTCGGGAAACCACCGTCACCATCGAGGCGGCTACAGATGACTCTACAGTCCCTGTCACAAACCCCATCACAACAAGCATTCCTTTAGAACCCCCCTCATCGGATTCACCCTCAGTCGAGATTCAGGATGAGGCACCTCGAGTCGATATCCCGCCTCCGGTGCAAGCAGACCCCGTTCCGGTAATTCAGCCCCCCCAACCGGAGCTGGAGCATGCCTACTGGGCCGATATCGAGGAGGATCTATCGGTTCCCGATGAGGCTGAAATGAAGGAAATTGAATCGGCGGCAGATGGCGACTACAGCGCCTACGAGT ATGACTACTGGGAGAAGAACTTCCATCCCGATCTGGACGACCCCGAATACCTCCCGGCGGAGAAGGCCCGCATGACATGGAAGATCAAGGGCGTGCGAGGCACCCCAGACGCCCCCAACCGCGTCAAGATCATGCGTTCTCCGCCCGCGTACATGGGTGGTTATTGGTGGACCATCAAGTTCTTCCCTCGGGGGAACAATGTCAATTCCCTCAGTATCTACATCGAGTGCTCTCCGACCATGCCCCTGCCCGATAAGCATCTGCCCGAGACCGAATTCAAGGTGATGCACGGCCCGGCTGATGCAGCCCTGGATGTCAATGCACCGGACGTTGACATGAAGTTCGCTCAGACCAATGATTCCGCAAGCTGGTTGGAGGCTTTCAAGGCCCAGTACCCCGCTGCCGCTCAACAGGCAGAATCGAACGGCACCAAGTCCTGGCGGGTGTCGGCTCAAATTGGCGTCATTTTGTATAACCCCGAGGAGCCGCGGACAGGCTGGATGCAGTCCTCGTGCCATCAGTTCAACCCCCACAACCTGGACTGGGGCTGGACAAACTTCCATGGTCCCTGGGACCAGATCCACCGCCGTCAGCGAGGCCAGCGTCAGGCGCTTCTCCGCAACGATACCCTGGCGTTCGATGCGTATATCCGCATTGTCGACGACCCCACTCGCTCCCTCTGGTGGCATGCCAGTGACACCGAGCCGACGTGGGACAGCCTGAGTCTCACAGGCTATCGGCCGTTGGGTGACTCCGTCATCAACCACAGTGCCGAGGTGGCTGGGTTGGCCACCTGGGTGCATATGGCGCCCTTCTGCAAGATCATCCAGAAGGCCAATGTCCTGGAGCATCTGACTAGCTGCGATGTCAAGCCGAAGCCACTCTGTGATGCACTGCAAAAGTTCCTGTGGCAGCTGCGCTCCCGGGGCCAATCGCTGCAGTATGTGGATACGGACATGATCACCTCGACCTTGCGTAACCTGCACGAATACTCCGGCGATGTGTGCGAGTTCTGGGAACGTTTGCGCCGCACGCTCGAAATCGAACTGGCAGGCACAGACGCGGTGCAAGAATTGGCCAGGCTGTTCGACAGCCCGTCAATTGAGTCGCTTCCCAGTGAAGCGCAGACTCAGGATGTGATCAATACTGTCCCGAAGGACTTCAACTCCCGAATCTGTGTGCCAGCTGATCAAGCCAAGACCACCACTGAAGCTTTCAGTTGGTACTTGAGTGCCAAGCCGGGACGCTGGGTACTTCCACCGGTGCTTCACTTGGAGTTGGGTCGTCAGAAGCTGGACAAGGCTGCTCGGCAATGGCGACTGCTCTACAACCGAGTCGATCTGGATGAGGAGCTGGACTTGACGCCATGGCTGCTGGATAGCCAGGAAGGCAAATACGTCCTCTACGGCTACATCGTTCACCGTGGTCGGCGTACGTCTGGCAAATTCTTCAGTATTCTGCGACCGGGAGGCCCCGGAACCAGATGGCTCGCTTTCGATGATGGCAGTGATAACCGTGTCGAATGCCTGACTCGGAAGACCGCCTTGGGCCCTCACCTCGGTCTGGACGCTTCCCAGAAGGTGGACCACAAGACCGGCCATGATGTTGCCATTGCCGTGATGTACATCCGCAGTGATGTCGTCCAGGAGTTCCTGCCTGGCCCGCAAGGTCCATGGGACGTGCCCGCGAGTCTGAAAGAGTACTATGAAACGGGCATCCCTCCGGTGCAATTGGATGACAAGTGCGACAAGGATGAGATCAACGTGGAGGTCTACTCGCTGCCCAAGTACGATCAATTGGGCAGCTTGTTCGATACGTATGATTTGATGTCACAGGCCAAGTTGGAAAACGGTGTCATGTATCTGACTGTGCCCCGCTCGTCCAACTATGTTGATCTCCGAAAGAAGATTGCCCTGTGGGCATCTGCCAAGTCTAGCGAGAACACTTGCGCCGAGCATGTCCGGCTGTGGCAGATCGGTCACACTCGTGACCAGTTCGGGCCTACCCTTGCATTTGCTCGTATCTCCGACCTGACGAGCACCTTGGACTTTCCGCTGAAGACGGTCCGTTTCTGGATGCAGGTCGTCTCTGATG AGAACGCCAAATTTTTCGCCATAGCGGATCCACCTCAGGCGATTTCGATTCAGGCCAAGCCTGAGGAAGCTGTGGTTGAACGCGCCGGTTCAGAATCCTCGGAAGATAGATTGCCTCTTCCCGAAGGTGAAGCTGCCCGCGCGAGTTCATCGGGAACTGTACCGGAGAACAGCATCGGTGCAACTGGGGGTGCGACAATCACCAACGCTGTGAATGTTTCACACATCGAAATTGTCCCTCAGGATCCTGTGCCTACGGACTCGAGCGGCACGGGTGCGCCTACTACTGGAGACTCCGAGAACGATGCAGTGATTGCTGCCATTATCGCGGAAGATCTGCAGCAGATGGATACCGACCGAGTCCCTGATGCAGCTCCCCCGGCCACTCAGGAGCCCAGTCAAGCGGTACCAGCTGAGCCTGAGACTCAGGCTAGCACAGCTGCGGACATTCCTGCTCCGTCAATCGAGCCGGAGGTCCCCCAGCCAGTAGACCACGTGTATTACTTCATCCAAAGGTTCGATGTGGAAGCGCAGGCCTTGCGCACAGTGggatccttcttctcgaagaaggaagagaacatCAAGAATGCCGTCCGGAGACATCTCAAGATCCCGCCAATGAAGGATTTCCAGATCTGGCAACGTGTGGATGGAACCACCGTGACTACCATGGCTTCGGGCGAGACATTCGAGGTTTATGTTCCCGATGGTACCTGCTTTATTGTGGGTGACAAGTTGAACAAAGACAG ACGGTTGCAGCTCAACGTGGCCGGTCTCTTCGGCAATCCCGATCAGCTAGTCCGCTATCTGTGGGCTGATTCTCGCAACCACCCCACGCGTGCCTTCACCGGCTTCAAGACCATTGATGCATCGTTCACGAACGACTACTACAGTGGGGAGTTCAACAAGGGTCACTTCCACGGCAAGGGCAAGCACATCTCTGACCTTGCCGCAACCTATGTCGGAGATTTCGTGCTAGGCAAGCGCCATGGAACCGGCTTTATGGAGTACCCAACCGGGGACACGTACGACGGTGACTGGTTCGACGGCATTTGTCACGGACAAGGCACGTACGTCGAGCGCAAGACAGGCAACAAGTATGTCGGCGGGTACAAGGACGGCAAACGCCACGGCAAGGGCATCAGCTACTGGGAGGTAGCCGATGAAGAAATGGATCTGTGTCAGATCTGTTACGGAGAGGAGCAAGACGCCTTGTTCTATGACTGTGGGCATGTTTGTGCCTGCGTGACCTGCGCTCGCCAGGTCGATCTCTGTCCCATCTGCcggaagaacatcatcagTGTGGTTAAGATCTACCGCACATAG